CCTCTGAGGACTCCTTGCAGATCGAGAGCAATTTCGAGATTCAGGGATTTAGAAAAAACGGATCGGAATTTCCGCTTGACCTGTCGATCTCGATCTGGAAAACAAGTGAAGGTGAATTTCTTACGGTAATCGGACGGGATATTACCGAGCGGCGGCAAATGGAAGAGGAACTTCTGAAGATCGCTAAACTTGAATCGCTGGGTGTCCTTGCCGGTGGTATTGCACATGATTTCAACAATGTACTCATGGCGATTATCGCAAATATCTCTCTCGCAAAAATGCATATTCCAAGCGGGGGAAGAGTATACGATCTGCTTCTGGATATGGAGAGAGCGGCTATGGGCGCAAAGAGCCTGACTCAGCAGATGCTGACATTTTCAAAGGGAGGGGCTCCACTTAAGAAAGTAGTGTCAATAGTCGAGCTTCTTAAAGTAACAGCTGACTTTGTTCTCAGAGGTTCGAACATTAAGTGCAATTTTGATATCCAGTCGAATCTCATGGATGTGAATATCGATGTGGAGCAGATCAATCAGGTAATCAGTAATCTCGTTATCAACGCGAAGCAGGCGATGAATAAAGGCGGTACAATAAAGATTTCAGCCTTGAATATAACAGTCGGTAAGTCCGGGGAGGAATCAGGTGAAATACGACTGGAACGCTTTCTGAAGCCGGGGCGGTACGTTAAGATTTCAGTCAGGGACAATGGATCGGGTATTCGGGAAGAGGAATTGAACAGAGTATTCGATCCATTCTATTCCTCGAAACGTGGTGGAAGCGGTCTGGGTCTGTCAAGTTCTTTCTCAATCATGAGAAAACACGATGGGTATATTGATGTGGAATCCGTTGTGGGAGAAGGAGCTGTTTTTCATTTTTATCTTCCCGCTGTCACAGCAGAATCCGATATCGGGAAAGAATCCTCTGACAGGCAGGAATATGCGGGAAGAATACTGATCATGGATGACAGATTAATGATTCTTGATACTGTAGGTGAGCTTCTGCAGGGGTTCGGATATGAAGTGGAAATATCTCAGAACGGCAGCGAGGCTATTGAGAAATACAGTAAAGCAATGGATTCAGGTAATCCGTTCGATGCTGTCATAATGGATCTTATTGTCCCTGGTGAGATGGGTGGACTTGAAGCAACCAGGAGTATTCTCGACATTCATCCGGAAGCCAGGATAATTGTATCAAGCGGGTATTCTACCGATCCTATCATGGCAAATTACAAAGAGCACGGATTTATCAATATGCTTCCGAAGCCGTACAGTATTGCTGAAATGGATGAAGTTCTTAAGCAGGCAATTGGCAAAGACAGCGGGAATCGGAAATGATTAACCCGCATATATCACCAACATTTCCGGGATTCCCGGGAACAATATGCTTTTGGCTAAGCAAATTAATACTGCAGCGACGCATACAGCTGCGTCTACTTCGTTATGCTCGCACAGCCGTCCTCGAAGTACTGTATAA
Above is a genomic segment from Candidatus Aegiribacteria sp. containing:
- a CDS encoding PAS domain S-box protein, coding for MSKSEVLSKSKIEDLRKRISELEKSESELEKSRETFEHALDDSRRRQVEIKALLECNKSILRHQSFEKTLRSIFTSCRNLIGAEIGYISFLSEDQTEEQEIYLDDGQGLVAPSSPSRLSKNRLQRTAIESGESVIENDYANSEWARSLPSEHVRINSVLFSPLKINEKTIGIICLINKPGGFDENDIRLSSAFSEFAAIAAINSKTIDSLEKSEERFRSVTESAKEIIITADLEGNIRQLNRSACDNFWYTADEIIGKNVEMLIPGLMENAHFLGIIKPDSSEDSLQIESNFEIQGFRKNGSEFPLDLSISIWKTSEGEFLTVIGRDITERRQMEEELLKIAKLESLGVLAGGIAHDFNNVLMAIIANISLAKMHIPSGGRVYDLLLDMERAAMGAKSLTQQMLTFSKGGAPLKKVVSIVELLKVTADFVLRGSNIKCNFDIQSNLMDVNIDVEQINQVISNLVINAKQAMNKGGTIKISALNITVGKSGEESGEIRLERFLKPGRYVKISVRDNGSGIREEELNRVFDPFYSSKRGGSGLGLSSSFSIMRKHDGYIDVESVVGEGAVFHFYLPAVTAESDIGKESSDRQEYAGRILIMDDRLMILDTVGELLQGFGYEVEISQNGSEAIEKYSKAMDSGNPFDAVIMDLIVPGEMGGLEATRSILDIHPEARIIVSSGYSTDPIMANYKEHGFINMLPKPYSIAEMDEVLKQAIGKDSGNRK